The Vanessa cardui chromosome 27, ilVanCard2.1, whole genome shotgun sequence region TCGGAGTATTTTTAAGATCCTTatcattattactattatttgtgGTTTTACTTCCGAGCAGTAAAATGATGAATTATTGTTTGTCTTAGTATGTCAATATGATcatgataatttatatgaatgtgATTATGGTTGTCTTTCTCGGCCTTGTGGGTTGACATGTTGTATTGAATCAAATGTAAATCTACCAAcagttcgaaatgtagattcttaAACGAGAAACTTAGGAAGAATCATTATTAACCTACAATTGCTTTGTATGTTTGatttccataattatttttactacacaGTACTTTTTGCACATATACTTTTTCATAATCTGTGTGATGTGCTGTATGACATGATATGatcaatgatttaaatttgctttttttttgtaaaacgttaatttgatgaaatactaatttatattttattgctagTCTATCGCTGGACAATGCATCGGAGCTGGACGGGGATGGGGCGCTCCCTTGGCCGGTACTGCGCCATATGGCCTCGCCGCTCCTCTTGCCGGCGGTTGTGGTTCCGGCGTGGCTGCGATCCCCGCCTCTAGCGGTGGTGGTCTCGATGTGTCAAGCGCTTCTCCTATCTCGCCAAACGGACTATCTGTTCTCTCAGAAAACGCTATCGAAGGAGGACTCGCAGTTGTCGGTGCTTTACCTTTCTTGAGTGCCGTTGCTCTGGAAGGTGTTCTGCCAACTGCTGGTGCAGGTGCCGTCAACTACGGATGTGGGAACGGAGCTGTTGCCATTTTGGAAGAAATAGCCCCCGAAGGTATTGCTGGCTCACTCGGCTACGGTCTTGGTTCTTATGGAGCCGTTGACGATATCGGCTACGGTAGTCTCGGCTCCGGTGGTCTCGGCTACGGTAGTCTCGGCTACGGTATTCTCGGCTACGGTGGTCTCGGTTACGGTACCGGGTCTCTGGCTGGATTAAACCGTGTTAGCTGCGGCTGTGGCGGCTTTATCTAAAAATGATTACGACAACGATGACGTTATCATTGtgcctaataaaaaataattttggtccattttcactgtttttttttcatataaaaagttacctaaacattttttactttctGTAAAAGCCTAAATTTGAAGAATATGGTGTCATTACCCCAgtagggtaccatcagcgactgcggtgaagaatccctctctgggcatccatgctcaggacgtcatgagtatatacagggttattggtaactcgacgtatattcgttaggaggtgataggggtgactatttgcaataattttaactccgatatgcataatccaaaagtgacccatttttgagttatcatgttttttagcttttttcaaaatttgtcaaaaatgcaacttcaaaaaaaatgtatcaattaaaatctattttttcttttgttttataaaaacgattaaacactggatatttttcaaaattttgccttaaaaactaaaaaatcatttagaaacttggcctgcagattattttaaaaacataaccgtttttcttagctttttaaaaatgtataaaaagaaggaaattatttaaaatccatcgaaataaaatgatcagaaatgacgctggtggaaattcgtagtcgaacatgaacgaattcgtactaaaggtcgccctttaaaattctcacaaaatgaactgaaaataaaaatcaatgaaaaaaaaactcacttacttattaaactgacatatttaacacaaatttaaaacaaaatttatttattgataacttaaaaatgggtcacttttggattatgcatatgggggttaaaattattgcaaatagtaacccctatcacctcctaacggatatgcgtcgagttaccaataaccctgtagatatattatatatcatgcTCATCCACCTGAGTAGGGATGCCCAGGTTGCCCTCCGAATTCTTGGGCatcaattttgcgctcgccactgttcggggcaagcggagcaggcatcataaggcaacccctaccacctttgttgtggacttctgcaacataaggggactcaactccaacttaaACGCCGTTCACTtccaccttgagacggcgaagctgGTCTTGCTCTCTCTGACGGAGACCCAGATATTTTCTCCTGGCGATACGTCTTTTCTTTCccaccccgggtacaaattggagcaaaCCTTGGTACCACGAGCTGGGATGTGcctttacgtcagagatgatatctgctctcgacgcctcggcagccttgaagggcaggacctatcgattatgtggctgcgtgtagactgctattatcatccgcgaatctacgcgtgcctttataggtcgtATAGCGGTAATGAAACCGActgactggttgagcacgtccatatggctacagattccgtgctggaacagactccatccgcagagataattattctgggcgatttcaatgcccatcatacagagtgacttggatcacgcaccactgatcatgcgggtacatctgttctcgacttcgctttggcatATGATTTgtcacaactggtcacctcgccaacgcgaataccggacgtggaggatcatacaccttgcCTGTTAGACTTTCCGCTGACTTCGCCTCCGGATGGATATCAgattatcgtcgatccccctctgggctcgtcgtatcactgtctcgtccggaatAAAGTGCCGATTGCACGGTACTCACGACTTCGTTTCGCGGGCTGCTGCCGcttgtggcactacaagtcagcagattagGATGGGTTGCGATCCTTCTTTACAATGATACAGACGAAAGTCACCACCTATAATCCCGCGGtatgatacgacgatgccggaggttaaatttcggcaaagtgcagtacgcaaagcacttctttcctttgacattcacaagtcgagtgaacccgatggcatccctccaatagtgcttaacgcgtcttttcctgcaatcctacgcattaggcgtcgtccctactcctggaagactgctttggtacATCCGATCCCAAATAAAGgtaaccgctcagacccgtccaattaaaGGCCTATAGTCATCACCTCCTTgttctccaagataatggagtccatTATAAACTGTCAACTCCTGCGGTATCTACCAGCACCacctgattagcgaccgccagtacggttttcGTCGGgctcggtcagccggtgatcttcaaGTGTACCTTACTTACAAATGGGCGGAAGCAGTTAagagcaagggtgaggcattagcagccagtttgaacatagcgaaggccttcgatcgcgtatggcacaaagcgcttctttcgaagcttccatTCTATGgacttcccgggaaattatgcaattggattaccagttttttggcagatcggagcatcaaggtcgttgtcgacggtgcatgctctgacctAAAATTAGTCAATGCTGGTGTTAAAACAGTCAAAACAGAGTGggtccacaaggctgcgttgatagaacgcagccttgtggtcCCACTGTGGAGTtttttctgcatatcaatgatttgttgcaaatcaggAACATTCACTGCTGTGCAGACGAAAGTACCGTTGataccttatacaccggccgcactaatatttctcgggaaaacgtcgaaaaaAAACGGAACAAACTTGTTtctgaaatcgaatcttcgttaaacgaagtctctaACTGGGGCCGGCGGAAGCAATTGTTCTCAGATCAGATCAGGCCGTCTGCACCTATTTACTACTTCACCTACCCTTCAGGCGTATGGTcggcttttatatatttatgtatatgtcgCAGTCATCTGGTTGAATCTGCTATTTGATTGTATGACTAGCGCGTTCATTGTATGAtgacatttaattgaatatattatattatattccacAAAATTATTTGTACAACTATTCacaaaagttataattaaaattaataaaaataacattttttttattgaatatgttggtggacgagcatatgggccacctgatggtatgtggtcatcatcacttatagacaatgacgatgtaagaaatattaactattccttacatccttaatgtgccaccaaccttgggaactaagatgttatgtcccttgtgcttgtcgttacactggcttactcaccctttaaaccggaacacaacaatactgcgtactgttgtttagcggtagaatatctaatgagtggacGGTACCTAcccaaagccctatcaccaagttattaaaacacattaaacGACACTTTAAATATGCAACTCAAATCAATCTTTTATCCTCTCCAAAATAGCCGTCGCCCGCCCGCCTGTAAGACATATTTTTCAACGCCACGTCGTCTATCCAGTGACGTCACTTTATTTTCGTTCAACAATACAATATACGAGCAATTggttccggcttcgcacgaatgcaattctgataataaatataatacagaattcgtttatttgcgacatcacattagacttatattagaaacttcaaaaattatcagtgtttctattCTATTTTGTCCATGCATTACAAAAACCttgctctcgaatcactatatctattaaaaaaaaccgcaaccaAATCTGTTGCGTCCGAATCAcacattaagatttttttgcaattgacaaaaataatatcttattgtATGGAAGCACGTGAtcataatattatctaaatctatatataatgaCCTATCGACAAACCTAAGCATGTCACGTTTTCATAACTTACTTTGATAACGCTTTTCtgctatcaatataaaaatcagTTCGAATTCTTCTGAATCATTGTCAAGTTTGCATTCAAACGGTCAACATGTTCAAGGCTATGCTTTTGGTCttcacacaaaaaataaattaacataataagcTTTACTagttcttataaatttaaaattattatctcttCATTTATGTACACAAAGAGATGACTCTTATAGATGGCGCctcaatagattttttatactttgccagtcaacaaaataaaataaagatatctttaaaagggtttcttattaattactaaaatacagAATTtggaaatttatgttttataaataaaatcacctAATTTaggttaatttactttaatttcgtTCGCGGAAACACACACATTCACGTTATACTCGTATTTAGACGTAACATTGAACACACACACTCCAAATGAATCAGCTCAGAagtactttatttaaaacagtttttttttatgtggagTACGATAAAGTGTATCTGTATTGCGATTAATTCTATTGTCATGTTGTGTTTACgaagaaatacaaaaaagagttcgaaaaatttaatttattttttttggaaaacgtttttattacaacttttgCTCAGTAAGAGTAACCACCGCTGCAGCCGCAGTCGCAGCCGCAGCTACCGGCGATGGAGACAGTTCCAGCAGCTGGCACGGCACCTCTGAATTCCACAGCACCTAGGATTGGCACTTGACCTGCGACTAATGTAGTACCACCGACGCCCACTTCACCAGCGACTGCTACATCACCAACACCGGAACCTCCGTAGACAGATCCACCGGCACCGGCAAGACCAGCTTCCCAGCCTAAACCACCGAGGCCAGCACCCCGACCGTAGCCAACGAGTCCAGCTAGACCACCTTCCAAGCCTAAGCCAGAAAGGCCAGAAACCCGACCGCAACCAAGGGGTCCAGCTAAACCGCCTTCCCAGCCTAAACCAGCGACGCCATTACCCAAGCCGCAGCCAGCTACTCCAGCTTCCCGCCCAATAGGTCCAGCAACGGCACCGCGCAAACACTGGCTGTATAAATTCTAAACAAAAACGAAAGGATATGTCAAGTTATTCAGCTTGTAATAATATCAAGAACGTAAGCAATCAAAATGTCCAACTAATGATTGGATAGTTAAGACATCTTTGCGTTTAATATTCGGCAGGAAAATGCGTTTTCCTACTACTGGAGCaagcattattaataaaacaaattgaatttcCTATTTTTGCACTAACACTCATTGTGTATATTACCTGAACCAAGAAAGCTTGTACGCAGAGGAGGAGGAAAGCGAAGGTAGACATGGTGCTTGGTGCGTCTTCAACGTAGCTGAATATACAATGACTGCGAGAAGCCACACTAACGCTTATATAGTTACTACTATAACTATGAATAGATAATACATATGTTGTAATTGCAAAACGTGTTTCAGTATAATTTTGCAttgaatattaacaaaattgcGAAATTAAGAACAACATCAAATTGCAATGAGTGATTTGAAACTGCAAGCGAACCTTAAATGATTGTTTCCCgttttatttttaccttatTTCAAGATGTGAAGACAGACAAAATTTATCAGCCAAAATTTATCTTGTGTGAGTGGATATTTAGACTCTTATTACGTTTTTGAGGGTAGTTTGCCATCTCTCACATGTTTAGTAGTAACAAGATTACCGAATTACACGCTACTTTTTTCCTAATTAACCTTAATGCCTTTTGTTAAGGATTCCAGTGAATTGGAAATTTTGAATATGCCAAAATAGATAAGGACTCGGCCATACATGCAACTATTATCTAAATCAATGACCTATTGGCTAAATATTCGCATGTCAcgttttgtttcataattcaCATTGGAATCACTATTATGACTTACAATGATAATAATGCTTTTCTGCGATGCCTTCAGTATAAAACCCAGTTCGTATTCGTCTGAGACATTGTCAAGTTTGCATTCAAACGGTCAACATGTTCAAGGCTGTGCTTTTGGTCTGCGCCCAGGCGCTCTTCATCCAGGTAATTTAGGAATATTTTGAAGATCCTTATCACTAGTACTTTTATTTGTGATTTTGCTTCCgtaaagtaaaatgtaattattgtttgtCTTAGTAAACCAATATTATTGATTGGTCTTTTGTATGAATGTGATGTTGATTATAAGTGTATGTTTCTTGGCTTTAGTAAAATGATGAATTATTGTTTGTCTTAGTATGCCAATATGGTAATGATCATTTGCATGAATGTGATCATGATTAAATGGTTATCTTTCTCGGCCTTGTGGGTTGACATGTtgtatttaatcaaatacaaatCTACCAAAAgctcggaatgtagattctaaaaCGAAAAACTAGAGAAATTTAGGAAGAATCTTTATTAACCTACTAAATAAATTGCTTTACATGTTTGATTTCcatcattatttttactacaCAATAGTTTTTACACTTATACTTTTTCACGATTTGTGTGATGTACTGCATGATCAATGATATAAATgtgctttttaattttagaacgttgattttataaaattcttatttgtattttattgctAGTCTATCGCTGGACAATGCGTCGGAGCTGGACGGGGATGGGGCGCTCCCTTGGCCAGTACTGCTCCATGCGGTCTCGCCGCTCCTCTTGCCCGCGGTTGTGGTTCCGGTGTGGCCGCGATCCCCGCCTCTAGCGGCGGTGGTCTCGATGTGTCAAGCGCTTCTCCTATCTCGCCAAACGGACTATCTGTTCTCTCAGAAAACGCTATCGAAGGAGGACTCGCAGTTGTCGGTGCTTTACCTTTCTTGGGCGCCGTTGCTCTGGAAGGTGTTCTGCCAACTGCTGGTGCAGGTGCCGTCAACTACGGATGTGGGAACGGAGCTGTTGCCATTTTGGAAGAAATAGCCCCTGAAGGTTCTGCTGGCTCACTCGGTTACGGCCTTGGTTCTTATGGGGCCAATGACGGCATTGGCTACGGTGGTCTCGGTTACGGTGTCGGCTCTCTGGGTGGAATTAGCCGTGCTGGTTGCGGCTGTGGCGGCTACATCTAAGGACAATGACGTAGATGatgataaaattcttatttcaaataaaaacatttctgaatttattaatttatttttttattgtaacaaagAAGTGTCTAatctatttttcataatttaaaaaccacaatttaaaaaaatatatgacgattTCTGGTTTTGTTACATTATCTGgaccaaaattaatttaaaaatacagctgAAATTCTATCGGTAACACGAAGGAGGTTGGTAACACATCTATTTTTAAGATAGTTTTGGTTTAACCATGACCAATAAGGCAAATTTTCTTACAGTATCTGTCAGAAAACTTGAAGCCGTATCTTCCATCACCTGTGTTATGCTTGGTAACAGCGGAAacaacatttatttgaaaaacactAATTGCACAAATAATTTTCTACGATTACGATTACATATTATACGATCATATTGGAGGGCTCGAGCGTAAAATAGTAAGACTACAAGCGCTAGATTACCTGATTTCGTGATGACTATGGATAgtattgtaaagtaaaagtaacagcctgtaaatttcccactgctgggctaaagtctcctctcccgttaaggagaggacttggaagatattccactacgctgttccaatgcgggttggtggaatgcacatgtgccagaattccgataaaataagacatatgtttcctcacgatgttttccttttccaccgaggacgagatgaattataaacacaagttaagcacatatacatagtggtgcttgcctgggcttgaacccgaaatcattggttaagatgcacgccttctaaccactgggccatctcagctcttagataatattgtatatcatttaaatacagGAAATATACCATGTCTTATggtcaacaaataaatataatgtttctaTTCATGTTAAATTGTGTTGGTTGCCGAAAGATGTATTGTGACGTCATAGTCATACATAGTCTGAGCGAATTAAGCAATGACACGTTAATACTGGTCCACGCAGGACGGTGCTACTCCAGTAGCGACATCAAGCGGTGCCTTAAGGACTGGAGGAGTTCTTAGTACTCGGAGAATCCACACTCACTCACAAAGACTCACAGCAGCACGGACATGCAAGTGATCCTGTAACGCCCGCCGATGAGACGGAAAGAGTGCCGCTGATTTTTAGTGAAGCTATTCTGGTGTATTTGGGTGCACTCGGTATTCTGGGTGCCGGTACCTTTTtacgatgaaataaaaaagtcatcaaTCCTACGTATATGTATCCTACATATAATAcctataactatttttttaccaTTATTGTCAGAAATACTCAAACATATCTTGAAGAGAACCCACGCTGAATATATCTGAAATTCCATAACATTGAACAGAGCtaggatgtttttgaatttcgtaagatattttatcgtaatcattttattatactaatttGGACAAGTTTGTACTTTGAACAATTTCACTTCAAATACTTATAGATACTAAAAAACAAAGGTTTTCCACACTGTTTATTCATAGCTAATTGATAACtgatactaattaatttttctcCACGTATTGTagtcaaaaattaaaagttaaaggATTCGCTTTTGAATAAGGATTTGATCAGGTTACTTCTTCGAATAATGCAAAATGAAATGGGAAAAGTGAACTGATATATTTCTGAGTCTATCTTAAATGATGAGAAATGACGATTCTATGGAacctttgaatatttaaaaacgatATTACATTCTTTATTGTGTCCTGCATCAACTTAAACTTCGTGTTACTATAGGCAAAATACATTTCTTTGATGACTTTAAAGTAATGAATTAGTTTCATcactataaaaaattaatatattttgatttttgatttcaaaataaaaagagtTACTCATGCGTTTATGGATGGAATCAACATTCCGAATATCTCCTCAAAATgttcgtaaaagcctacttgaaaaaagaatatatttgattttaatatttggtaCTTGAAGCTACgcatagaattattttaatctcaTCTAAGCTATAttcatattacaattataatattaaataaataaaagaaatatatgcgAATGGGACTGTTTAATTGCATTCAGAAAACATTTTTGTTCGTTAATCACGTTTCTGTTAGTCAATTTCATTCTCAGTAGATGTAGGGACCGTtgcagccgcagccgcagctACCGGCGATGGAGACAGCTCCGGCAGCCGGCACGATGCCTCCGAACTCTACAGCACCGAGGATTGGTACCTGACCAGCGACCAGCGTGGTACCGCCGACAGCCATCTCTCCGGCGACGGATACATCACCAACACCGGCACCTCCGTAGGCAGCACCGTATGGAGCACCAAGACCAAGACCCAATCCGTAACCAGCGGGGCCAATTAGACCGGCATCACAGCCTAAGCCGTTGATGCCTAGGCCTCGGCCGTAGCCAAGGGGTCCAGCCAGACCGGCTTCACATCCACATCCAAGAGCACCTAGACCATTGATGTACTGGCTGTATAcattctaaaacaaaaaaagatatCGTAAGTCGGGATTAATACCAAGAAATCAGTTAAGCATAGAAGTGATCACCACCACGTATTGAGAATtgacttttaaattaagatataaatacttttttcttaCATTAGAGAATATCTACTATAAGCTTTAACTTTATGcatgtatttgtaatttcacTGAACAataattactttgtattaaaGATTGCTTACCTGAACCAAGCAAGCTTGGACGCAGAGGAGGAGGAAAGCGAAGGTAGACATGGTGCTTAGTGCGTATTCAACGTAGCTGAATATACAATGACTGCGAGAAGCCACACTAacgcttatatatttaattttcagacATAGAATTGATATGTCGCAATTTGAAAACGTGttacaatatgtttttaatgaaattgataaATTCAAATTGAGCGATTCATATGAAATACTAGAATTATTTTAGGTctcttatcattatattttaataatttaggttaataatgataaaatagtaGCAGCATTTATGGTTTTTGTATGGTATgaggacgaacatatgggcaaAGAACattgccaatacgccaccaaccttgggaactaagatgttacgtcccttgtatGCTTTAAGAGATTTATTTTATCACTTAGTATTTGCCAAAATTACTCCCTGAAGCTTATCAGCAAATACTTTGTCGATCTACGAGCTGATCATGAGGATCATACGTCAAGGGAACTGGGTCCAAAATTTAGGCCGGGATGTTGTTATTGGGCTTTTCTGGCAAAAAATCTTGGAGTCTTTCATCTCTGGGTTGTTAAAGAGATTTTTGTAGAACGTGGTTGAGACACCTCCGTGCctcagaaagcacgtaaagttGAGGAAAGTGACACTTTTTCGTCCTGAAATTCGCTATCCTATCGTTTTTCTCTCAGAAAAGGAATAAAAAGATCATTACAAGTTTGTGTGGGTTTGCGTAGAAactcgtaaaatataaaaatatttggtggTATAACACGAGTACTGCTATTGTCGAAATTGTTCAGAAGAACATCGAATACTATAATAGTCGGTCCAAGAACATCCCATGTGCTTTGGCTttcattttaatgtaacaggtttcatacaaaaatcaaaatggaTTTCATATGATTATGATTGTATAAAGTAACAAAGAAAAGTATCCTTGTAGTTCTGTgccagagtcgagatggctcagtaagtcgagatggcccagtggttagaacgcgtgcatcttaaccgatgattgcgggttcaaacccaggcaagcaccgctgattcgtgtgcttaatttgtctttataattcatctcgtgctcagcggtgaatgaaaacatcgtgaggaaacctgcatgtgacaaatttcatagaaattctgcgacatgtgtattccactaaaccgcattggaacagcgtggtggaatacgttccaaaccttctcctcaaagggagaggaggcctttagcccagaagtgggaatttagaggctATTGTGAGTTGTGTGCGTCTGTGCGTTATTTTGCCAAATTATTGccttattttttgttgttaccATATCCTACCTATTGAGCCCATGGGTTCTAACAATGGTCAACATGTCAGATTCATTTTCATATCTATATTCAGTAACGTGTAAATGTATTACTTACATCGATTGACCAACCGTTTTCATGTCAcgttttgtttcataatttgtGGTTTTCGCTTTACTAACTTACTTCGATAAGACTTTTCAACGAACTCAGTATAAAAACCAGTTCGAATTCATCTGAGACATTGTCAAGTTTGCATTCAAACGGTCAACATGTTCAAGGCTGTGCTTTTGGTCTGCGCCCAGGCGCTCTTCATCCAggtgattttcatttatttttaatctaaaccATCTTAAGGTTTAAGACTTACTTTGATATTTAGGAAATTAACAAACACATGTGTACCTATATACATTAATCTGTAGTTTGTTATTCtatcgtttaatttaataacgtaTAGTGAGACAGAACTTAGATGTAGCAGTAAATACGTTATcccaaattatgaatatttatttcttatgtgaatatgatctttacacaaacgtaataacttgtaatatcatgtaatatattcatcaatttgaaacgtcgatttacatgcacttgatttc contains the following coding sequences:
- the LOC124540963 gene encoding chorion class B protein L11-like is translated as MHKAVLFVCAQALFIQSIAGQCIGAGRGWGAPLAGTAPYGLAAPLAGGCGSGVAAIPASSGGGLDVSSASPISPNGLSVLSENAIEGGLAVVGALPFLSAVALEGVLPTAGAGAVNYGCGNGAVAILEEIAPEGIAGSLGYGLGSYGAVDDIGYGSLGSGGLGYGSLGYGILGYGGLGYGTGSLAGLNRVSCGCGGFI
- the LOC124540964 gene encoding chorion class CA protein ERA.1-like encodes the protein MSTFAFLLLCVQAFLVQNLYSQCLRGAVAGPIGREAGVAGCGLGNGVAGLGWEGGLAGPLGCAGLVGYGRGAGLGGLGWEAGLAGAGGSVYGGSGVGDVAVAGEVGVGGTTLVAGQVPILGAVEFRGAVPAAGTVSIAGSCGCDCGCSGGYSY
- the LOC124540965 gene encoding chorion class B protein M3A5-like; protein product: MFKAVLLVCAQALFIQSIAGQCVGAGRGWGAPLASTAPCGLAAPLARGCGSGVAAIPASSGGGLDVSSASPISPNGLSVLSENAIEGGLAVVGALPFLGAVALEGVLPTAGAGAVNYGCGNGAVAILEEIAPEGSAGSLGYGLGSYGANDGIGYGGLGYGVGSLGGISRAGCGCGGYI
- the LOC124541227 gene encoding chorion class A protein L11-like; protein product: MSTFAFLLLCVQACLVQNVYSQYINGLGALGCGCEAGLAGPLGYGRGLGINGLGCDAGLIGPAGYGLGLGLGAPYGAAYGGAGVGDVSVAGEMAVGGTTLVAGQVPILGAVEFGGIVPAAGAVSIAGSCGCGCNGPYIY